In one window of Nothobranchius furzeri strain GRZ-AD chromosome 11, NfurGRZ-RIMD1, whole genome shotgun sequence DNA:
- the LOC129164290 gene encoding T cell receptor alpha variable 26-2 — protein MMVLVLVLLTLLTPTDVSSAEPVPLNNQEFGEAGRLVSVSYQFLELSSTDFFLWYRQHPGGPPQFLILHSSSGSVLDRAVPGLEVEVKQTKVLHLLISSAAVTNSAVYYCAVRPTVTGNPASSYKNLVLLCGNPTPHFWDYSATMWKIKPGTGSDQF, from the exons atgatggttctggttctggttctgctaacCCTGCTCACACCTACTG ATGTGAGCAGTGCAGAACCCGTTCCTCTCAACAACCAGGAGTTTGGTGAAGCAGGAAGACTAGTTTCTGTGTCCTACCAGTTCCTAGAGCTTTCATCAACAGACTTCTTCCTTTGGTACCGACAACATCCAGGAGGACCCCCACAGTTCCTCATCTTACACTCATCTTCAGGATCTGTGCTGGACAGAGCAGTGCCAGGACTGGAGGTCGAGGTGAAGCAGACTAAGGTCCTCCATCTGCTGATCTCCTCTGCTGCTGTGACTAACTCTGCTGTGTACTACTGCGCAGTGAGGCCCACTGTGACAGGAAATCCTGCATCTTCATACAAAAACCTCGTCCTGCTCTGTGGAAACCCCACACCTCATTTTTGGGACTACAGTGCCACCATGTGGAAAATCAAGCCTGGAACAGGTTCAGACCAGTTCTGA